One genomic window of Polynucleobacter sp. HIN11 includes the following:
- a CDS encoding DUF3460 family protein yields MKKYKSQATLFLEKLKSQNPHLEQAQREGRALLWDKPALSPEEIRRNQLAKVKQRAYVYGND; encoded by the coding sequence ATGAAGAAATATAAATCTCAAGCCACCTTGTTTTTAGAAAAACTCAAGTCTCAAAATCCCCATCTGGAACAAGCGCAGCGTGAAGGTCGTGCCCTATTGTGGGATAAGCCTGCACTGAGCCCCGAAGAGATCCGACGCAACCAACTGGCTAAAGTCAAGCAACGCGCCTACGTCTATGGCAATGACTGA
- the panC gene encoding pantoate--beta-alanine ligase, producing the protein MKIVTDIQELRDQLRGQNRASFVPTMGNLHEGHLSLMRIARQHGDPVIASIFVNRLQFGPHEDFDQYPRTLEADAEKLEKEGVYVLFAPTEKVLYPEPQEYRVDPPKQLGDILEGEFRPGFFKGVCTVVLKLFSCVQPRVAVFGKKDYQQLMIIRQMAHQFALPVEIVAGETIRADDGLALSSRNAYLSDAERAEAPHLQASLQQLRLDVLDAIHRASNPKPLDQSLRDLEKKASSALTQRGWQPDYIAIRKRADLLAPSHDDLLAKKELVILAAAKLGKTRLIDNLEI; encoded by the coding sequence ATGAAGATCGTTACTGATATTCAAGAACTGCGCGACCAGTTGCGCGGCCAAAATCGTGCCTCCTTTGTTCCTACCATGGGTAATTTGCATGAAGGGCATCTCTCCTTAATGCGCATTGCAAGGCAGCACGGTGATCCAGTAATTGCCAGTATTTTTGTAAATCGCCTGCAATTTGGTCCTCATGAAGATTTTGATCAATACCCGCGCACTCTAGAGGCGGATGCCGAGAAGCTTGAAAAGGAAGGGGTTTATGTCCTGTTTGCCCCCACTGAGAAGGTCTTGTATCCCGAGCCACAGGAATACCGTGTGGATCCACCCAAGCAGTTGGGCGATATTTTGGAAGGCGAGTTCCGTCCCGGATTCTTTAAGGGGGTTTGTACCGTTGTCCTAAAACTATTCTCCTGCGTTCAGCCGCGCGTTGCGGTCTTTGGCAAAAAGGATTACCAGCAATTGATGATTATTCGCCAGATGGCCCATCAATTTGCCTTGCCCGTTGAGATTGTGGCTGGTGAAACTATTCGGGCTGATGATGGCTTGGCACTATCCTCGCGCAATGCCTATCTCAGTGATGCCGAGCGCGCTGAGGCCCCGCATTTGCAAGCCAGTCTGCAACAACTACGGTTAGATGTTTTAGATGCCATTCATCGGGCTAGTAACCCGAAACCTCTAGATCAATCCCTGCGTGATCTGGAGAAGAAGGCTAGCAGTGCCCTGACACAACGTGGCTGGCAACCTGACTACATCGCGATTCGTAAACGCGCCGATTTGCTAGCACCCAGCCATGATGATTTACTGGCAAAGAAAGAACTCGTTATTTTGGCGGCTGCCAAACTTGGCAAGACCCGCCTGATTGATAACCTCGAGATCTAA
- the dcd gene encoding dCTP deaminase, with translation MTIKSDHWIRRMAEGGMISPFEPGQIRTNAAGQKIVSYGTSSYGYDIRCANEFKIFTNINSTIVDPKQFDEKSFVDFKGDVCIIPPNSFALARTVEYFKIPRNVLTICVGKSTYARCGIIVNVTPFEPEWEGYVTLEFSNTTPLPAKIYAGEGCAQVLFFESDEVCGTSYKDRGGKYQGQHGVTLPKT, from the coding sequence ATGACTATTAAATCTGACCATTGGATTCGCCGGATGGCCGAGGGGGGCATGATTAGCCCCTTTGAGCCCGGCCAAATTCGGACGAACGCCGCAGGGCAAAAAATTGTGAGTTATGGCACATCAAGTTATGGCTATGACATTCGGTGCGCGAATGAGTTCAAGATCTTTACCAATATCAACAGCACGATTGTGGATCCGAAGCAATTTGATGAAAAGTCATTTGTGGATTTCAAGGGTGATGTCTGCATCATCCCCCCTAATTCCTTCGCCTTGGCAAGAACGGTGGAGTATTTCAAGATCCCTCGCAATGTGTTAACCATTTGCGTAGGCAAGAGTACCTATGCGCGTTGCGGAATCATCGTCAATGTCACACCGTTTGAGCCCGAGTGGGAAGGTTATGTCACCTTGGAGTTTTCGAATACCACTCCATTGCCAGCCAAAATTTATGCGGGCGAGGGTTGCGCTCAAGTCCTTTTCTTTGAGAGCGATGAAGTATGCGGTACCTCTTACAAAGATCGTGGCGGTAAGTACCAAGGCCAACACGGCGTTACGTTACCCAAAACCTAA
- a CDS encoding segregation and condensation protein A translates to MTEELEPLPNGPSEEKIDGLSSAFAKLYGEPLFQLPNDLYIPPDALEVFLEAFEGPLDLLLYLIRKQNFNVLDIPMAEVTQQYLSYIDQIRHHNLELAAEYLLMAAMLIEIKSRMLLPMKKADSDEEVEDPRAELVRRLLEYERMKLAAQELDRIPQVGRDFQVAHGYVDTSVAVTWPEVNLEDLQMAWRDVLHRAKLNQHHTITREQLSVRDFMTRILRRLQNTRFVEFSELFEDAIRSGNGVPVIVVNFIAMLELSRESLIEITQAEPYAPIYVRLAYTPSA, encoded by the coding sequence ATGACTGAGGAGCTCGAACCGCTCCCCAATGGTCCATCAGAAGAAAAAATTGATGGCTTGAGCTCTGCGTTTGCCAAGCTGTATGGCGAACCGCTGTTTCAGTTACCAAATGATTTATACATTCCACCGGATGCTCTGGAGGTTTTTCTAGAAGCCTTTGAAGGTCCACTGGATTTACTGCTGTATCTGATTCGTAAACAGAATTTCAATGTCCTCGATATTCCAATGGCTGAGGTCACGCAGCAGTACCTCAGTTATATCGACCAAATCCGTCATCACAATCTTGAACTGGCGGCCGAGTATCTGCTAATGGCAGCGATGCTCATTGAGATTAAATCGCGCATGCTCCTGCCCATGAAAAAAGCAGACAGTGATGAAGAGGTCGAAGATCCACGCGCTGAGCTAGTACGGCGCTTACTGGAATACGAGCGCATGAAATTAGCTGCCCAAGAACTTGATCGTATTCCGCAAGTGGGTCGTGACTTTCAGGTGGCTCATGGCTATGTCGATACCAGCGTTGCGGTCACCTGGCCCGAGGTGAACCTCGAAGATTTACAGATGGCCTGGCGTGATGTCTTACACCGTGCCAAACTTAATCAACACCACACCATTACACGCGAGCAGTTATCGGTTCGTGACTTCATGACACGTATTCTGCGACGCTTACAGAACACCCGCTTTGTCGAATTCAGCGAGCTATTTGAGGATGCCATTCGTTCTGGTAATGGTGTCCCCGTGATTGTGGTGAACTTCATTGCGATGCTTGAACTCTCCCGTGAATCTCTCATTGAAATCACGCAAGCCGAGCCCTACGCGCCCATCTACGTCCGACTGGCTTATACACCAAGCGCATGA
- a CDS encoding arginine/lysine/ornithine decarboxylase, which translates to MKFRFPIIIIDEDFRSENISGSGIRDLAVAIEKEGIEVIGLTSYGDLTSFAQQASRASCFILSIDDEEFDAVMDPEDSDLPAIANLRSFVVEVRKRNEDIPIFLYGETRTSRHIPNDILRELHGFIHMNEDTPEFVARHIIREAKVYLDSLAPPFFRALTHYASEGSYSWHCPGHSGGVAFLKSPVGRMFHQFFGENMLRADVCNAVEELGQLLDHTGPVVASERNAARIFNADHLFFVTNGTSTSNKIVWHSTVAPGDVVLVDRNCHKSVIHSIMMMGAIPVFLMPTRNHLGIIGPIPKEEFEWANIQKKIAANPFIKDKNVVPRVLTITQSTYDGIVYNVEMIKSMLDGKVDSFHFDEAWLPHAAFHPFYQDMHAIGQNRKPPQKSLLFSTQSTHKLLAGLSQASQVLVQDAQERKLDRDCFNEAYLMHTSTSPQYAIIASCDVSAAMMESPGGTTLVEESIAEALDFRRAMRKVDEEFGSDWWFKVWGPDHLAEEGIGTRDDWILEPNAYWHDFGPLAKNFNMLDPIKATVVTPGLDIEGNFGEIGIPASIVTKYLAEHGVIVEKTGLYSFFIMFTIGITKGRWNTLVTELQQFKDHFDKNQPLWKVLPEFVAKHPRYERVGLQEISAQIHSFYKSRDVARMTTEMYLSNMEPAMIPGDAWSKMAHKDIDRVPIDELEGRITAMLVTPYPPGIPLLIPGERFNKAIVDYLRFARDFNQRFPGFETDIHGLVKNADGNNGYYVDCVRA; encoded by the coding sequence ATGAAATTTCGTTTCCCGATCATCATCATTGATGAAGACTTTCGCTCCGAGAACATTTCGGGTTCTGGTATTCGTGACCTTGCAGTTGCGATTGAGAAGGAAGGAATTGAGGTGATTGGTTTGACCAGTTACGGTGATCTCACTTCATTTGCGCAGCAAGCCTCACGGGCATCGTGCTTCATTTTGTCGATTGACGATGAAGAGTTTGATGCGGTGATGGATCCTGAAGATAGCGATCTACCAGCAATTGCCAACCTGCGCTCTTTTGTCGTCGAAGTGCGTAAGCGCAATGAAGATATTCCGATCTTTTTGTATGGTGAGACCCGTACATCGCGCCATATTCCCAACGATATTTTGCGTGAGCTGCATGGCTTCATTCATATGAATGAAGATACGCCTGAGTTCGTGGCGCGTCACATCATTCGTGAGGCTAAGGTCTATCTTGATTCCTTAGCGCCCCCGTTCTTTCGGGCGCTCACCCACTATGCCTCCGAGGGTTCGTATTCCTGGCATTGCCCGGGGCACTCAGGAGGCGTTGCCTTTTTGAAGAGCCCTGTTGGTCGTATGTTCCATCAATTTTTTGGTGAGAACATGTTGCGCGCCGATGTCTGTAATGCGGTGGAAGAGTTAGGTCAGCTCTTAGATCACACCGGACCCGTAGTGGCCAGCGAGCGCAATGCCGCACGTATCTTCAATGCAGACCATTTGTTTTTTGTCACTAATGGCACATCGACTTCGAACAAAATTGTTTGGCACTCAACAGTGGCTCCGGGCGATGTGGTTCTAGTCGATCGCAATTGCCATAAATCGGTGATTCATTCGATCATGATGATGGGTGCGATCCCAGTATTTTTGATGCCCACCCGTAATCATCTTGGCATTATTGGGCCTATTCCAAAAGAAGAGTTTGAGTGGGCCAATATTCAGAAAAAGATTGCGGCTAACCCCTTTATCAAAGATAAAAATGTTGTGCCACGGGTCTTAACCATAACCCAGAGCACCTATGACGGGATTGTCTATAACGTTGAGATGATCAAGTCCATGCTCGATGGTAAGGTTGATAGCTTTCATTTCGATGAAGCGTGGTTACCGCATGCAGCTTTTCATCCTTTTTATCAGGACATGCATGCGATTGGTCAGAATCGTAAACCTCCACAAAAGAGTTTGTTGTTCTCAACCCAATCAACCCATAAATTACTCGCTGGCTTATCGCAAGCCTCCCAAGTCTTGGTGCAGGATGCCCAGGAGCGCAAGCTTGATCGAGATTGCTTTAACGAGGCCTACTTGATGCATACCTCGACCAGTCCTCAGTACGCGATTATTGCTTCATGCGATGTATCGGCAGCCATGATGGAGTCACCCGGTGGCACCACCTTGGTTGAAGAGTCGATTGCGGAAGCCTTAGATTTTAGGCGTGCGATGCGTAAGGTCGATGAGGAGTTTGGCTCTGACTGGTGGTTTAAGGTTTGGGGCCCAGATCATTTGGCTGAAGAGGGCATTGGAACGCGTGACGATTGGATTTTGGAGCCCAACGCCTATTGGCATGACTTTGGTCCTTTGGCCAAGAACTTCAATATGCTTGATCCGATCAAGGCAACGGTGGTTACTCCGGGCTTGGATATTGAAGGTAATTTTGGTGAGATTGGTATTCCGGCAAGTATCGTGACCAAGTACCTGGCCGAGCACGGCGTGATTGTTGAGAAGACCGGGCTCTATTCATTCTTCATCATGTTCACGATTGGTATTACCAAAGGGCGTTGGAATACTCTCGTGACCGAGTTGCAACAGTTCAAGGATCACTTTGATAAGAACCAACCCCTGTGGAAGGTGCTGCCTGAGTTTGTTGCTAAGCACCCCCGTTACGAACGCGTGGGACTACAAGAGATTTCTGCGCAAATTCATTCTTTTTATAAGAGCCGCGATGTAGCCCGCATGACCACTGAAATGTACCTCTCGAATATGGAGCCAGCGATGATTCCAGGCGACGCCTGGAGCAAGATGGCCCATAAAGACATTGACCGAGTACCGATTGATGAGCTTGAGGGTCGCATTACCGCCATGCTGGTAACACCATATCCCCCGGGCATTCCACTGCTGATTCCGGGTGAGCGCTTTAATAAAGCGATTGTGGATTACTTACGCTTTGCACGTGACTTTAACCAACGGTTCCCGGGCTTTGAAACCGATATCCATGGCCTAGTTAAAAATGCCGATGGCAATAACGGTTACTACGTCGACTGCGTGCGTGCTTAA
- a CDS encoding formate dehydrogenase accessory sulfurtransferase FdhD encodes MTNASVPVVHEVAIIDELGRQKTTFIPGERSLTIYLDKREVVTLMTLGAAPEALVLGYLRNQRLVESAEDIESIQVDWETDSAAVKTRRATVDIDAITSKRVVTTGCGQGTMFGGLMEDMAQIRLPDGPKLHQAAIVDLLEQIRAHETIYKKAGSVHACAVFERAGDDRVRLLHLIEDVGRHNAVDSISGLLWLAKRQGEDLIFFTTGRLTSEMVIKGAQMGIPFLLTRSGVTQMGLELAKKTHLTLLSRCSGKHFEIYNAPERVVFQTPST; translated from the coding sequence ATGACAAACGCTTCTGTACCCGTGGTTCATGAGGTGGCGATTATTGATGAGTTAGGACGCCAGAAAACTACTTTTATTCCAGGCGAGCGCTCCTTGACCATCTACTTGGATAAGCGCGAAGTGGTGACTCTCATGACCTTGGGTGCCGCGCCTGAGGCTTTGGTCTTGGGATATTTACGCAACCAACGACTGGTGGAGTCGGCTGAGGATATTGAGAGCATTCAGGTTGATTGGGAAACCGACTCAGCGGCGGTCAAGACCCGCAGAGCCACAGTCGATATTGATGCAATCACCAGTAAGCGTGTAGTGACCACGGGCTGTGGCCAAGGCACCATGTTTGGTGGGTTAATGGAGGATATGGCCCAGATTCGGCTACCAGACGGCCCTAAGCTTCATCAGGCGGCGATTGTGGATCTCTTGGAGCAAATCAGGGCTCATGAAACCATCTACAAGAAAGCGGGCTCTGTGCATGCCTGTGCGGTATTTGAGCGTGCTGGGGACGATCGGGTCAGACTCTTGCATCTGATTGAGGATGTGGGCCGGCACAATGCAGTTGACTCCATTTCGGGCTTACTTTGGTTGGCTAAGCGCCAAGGTGAGGACCTCATCTTTTTTACGACCGGGCGCCTAACTTCGGAGATGGTGATCAAGGGGGCTCAGATGGGTATTCCCTTTTTGCTGACCCGTTCCGGGGTTACGCAGATGGGATTGGAGCTGGCCAAAAAGACCCATTTAACCTTGCTCTCGCGCTGCTCTGGCAAGCACTTTGAGATCTATAACGCCCCAGAGCGTGTGGTTTTTCAGACACCCTCGACCTGA